The Apium graveolens cultivar Ventura chromosome 11, ASM990537v1, whole genome shotgun sequence genome has a window encoding:
- the LOC141695262 gene encoding uncharacterized protein LOC141695262, protein MAMFTISSSSSNPPTKPPFLDKKPIFFNDSLSRRNLFLTSFSSFSFLGLSFNPCLLNPHLAYAQTSTPSKSFLSGIANTKSWFQFYGDGFTIRVPPDFKDFTEPEDYSAGLSLYGDKAKPKVFAARFASPDGSEVVSVVLRTSNSLKITFLEAKDITDLGSLKAAAKLFVPGGATLYSARTIKIKEDEGFRNYYYYEFGREGEHFAVVTAVNRGKVFIAGAAAPESKWEDAGVRLRSAAVSLSIL, encoded by the exons ATGGCCATGTTCACAATTTCCTCATCCTCTTCAAACCCACCAACAAAACCACCTTTTCTTGATAAAAAACCCATCTTTTTCAATGACTCTTTGTCTAGAAGAAACTTGTTTCTCAcctctttttcttctttctcttTCTTGGGCTTAAGCTTTAACCCTTGTTTATTAAACCCCCATTTAGCTTATGCTCAAACATCAACTCCTTCCAAGTCATTTTTATCTGGCATTGCTAACACTAAGTCTTGGTTTCAGTTTTATGGTGATGGGTTTACTATTAGGGTACCCCCTGATTTTAAGGACTTCACTGAGCCTGAG GATTATAGCGCTGGATTATCTCTTTATGGAGACAAGGCTAAGCCAAAAGTCTTTGCAGCACGGTTTGCATCTCCCGATGG ATCTGAAGTAGTAAGTGTTGTCCTTCGCACATCAAATTCACTGAAGATCACATTCTTAGAG GCCAAAGACATTACTGATCTAGGTTCACTGAAGGCTGCAGCAAAGCTATTTGTTCCAG GTGGTGCAACTCTCTACTCTGCTCGGACAATAAAAATTAAGGAAGATGAAGGTTTCAG AAATTACTACTACTATGAATTCGGTAGAGAGGGAGAGCATTTTGCAGTGGTAACTGCTGTTAACAGGGGAAAG GTATTTATTGCCGGGGCTGCTGCTCCAGAGTCTAAATGGGAAGACGCTGGTGTGAGGCTTCGATCAGCAGCTGTATCGCTATCTATTTTGTAA